The stretch of DNA CTAACCGTACAAGCCGCACTAGTGCAAGCCGGCATTGCCAAGCAGCAACTAAAAGAAACACAAGCTAAACGCTCTCCGGTAATTGTAGGAAACGCAGCTTACAGCTATACCTATTCAAAAAGCGATGCCGGCTTCTCGCTCTTTAACCAACAAAATGGATTAACCGTAGGTGCCACCTTGGTGTTTCCCCTATTCAACGGGCTGAACATAAACCGAGAAGTAAAAATTGCCCGCTTAAATATTACACGTGCCGAAACAGGTTTAGAAAAAATAAAACTGCAAATAACCGTTCAGCAAAAAAAGGCTGCTCGCGATTATGAAGTTGCCAAACAAGCACTGCAATTAGAGGAAGAAAACATTAGCTACGCCAAAGAAAATGTGATGATTGCAACAGAGCGTTTTAAGCTATCGCAAAGCACATCTATTGAATTTAGAGAAGCGCAAAAAAGTTACGAAGATGCACTGCTGCGTTTAGTTGCCGCCCGTTACGATGTAAAATCTACCGAAACGGAATTGCTTCGGCTCAGCAGTAAAATTATTGAATAGCTCTTCAACAATTAAATTCAACGTTTCGGCAAAATCAATTTCGCATTTCAACCCGAACTTGCTTCTTTCGTAACAGTATGTTCAGGAAATTTTCGCCCGAAATGCAAGCAGGCATTTACACGCTCACTTGCATTTATATACTGTTTACCTTTGTGTGGTTTATGATTTTTCACAACGAAAGTGTTGTATGGAAAGTTGAAGCTGCCATTGCCAGTTTGTTTTTCATTATCGTGCTTGGCATAATGGTGCGAGCCATAGACCGCTCCCTAGACATACATCTTCCATTTGAAAGTAATGCTACACTGCGCTTTTTTATTCAATTAGCCATTACCGTTTTTGTATTAGAAGTTCTTCGATTTGGTATATTGATAAACGTGCAAAAACTATTTCCTGAGCCACTCATAAAATTTAATGTATCGCGCGAAATGCGGCTTATTGGATTTGCCGGAGATGTAATTCTATCTGCCACACTTGTACTTTCTATGATGGTTTACCACTTCGTAAACCGCTGGAAAGAAAGCAGCCTGCGTGCTACCCGTTTAGAAAAAGAAAAAGCAACCGTACAGTTCGAAAACTTAAAAAACCAACTCAATCCACACTTCCTCTTCAATAGCCTTTCATCGCTCAATAGTTTGATTTTTGAAGATGCAAAACTGGCTTCGGAATTTCTCCACCAACTCTCTAAAGTTTATCGCTACTTACTAAATAATCACGAGAAAACTTCCGTGAGCTTAGAAACAGAATTAGAATTCATTCAAAGCTATATCAGGCTCCTCGAAACCCGCTTTCAACAAGCATTAAAAATTGAAGTAAGTGTAAGCGATATTTCTCTTCCAAAACAGATAACTCCGGTGAGCTTACAGGTACTTATAGAAAATGCCCTTAAACACAATATTGCATCGACCAAACAACCGCTAAAAATTTCTATTAGAGACGAAGGCAACTTCTTAGTTATTGAAAACAATTTACAACGAAAAGCAGTAATTCAATACTCACACCAAAAAGGTTTAAACCAGCTAAAAACTTTATATAGCTACATAACCAAAGAGCCTATTCAAATTATTGAAACAGCACAATTGTTCACCATAAAAATTCCATTAGTATGAATGTTCTAATTGTAGAAGACGAACCATTAAATGCACAAGGGTTACAAAAATTACTCTTAAAAATAAAACCAAACATACAAGTGCTGGCAGTGCTAGACACCGTGCAAAGCAGCGTGGAGTGGTTTAAAACCAATAGTGTTCCGGATATTGTGTTTATGGATGTGCAATTGGCCGATGGTTTATGTTTTGAGATATTCAACAAAGTAGAAATTACAGCACCAATTATTTTTACTACTGCATACGATCAATATGCCATTCACGCATTTAAAGTAAATAGTGTGGACTATTTACTAAAGCCAATTATTAAAGAAGATTTACAAAAATCGTTGCAAAAATTAGAGCGCTTAGCCAGTGCATCGCAACTGATGCAAGACCAACTAAAATTGCTAATTAAAAGTGTGTACACCAAAGACAAACAATACAACGAACGTTTCTTGGTACACGACAAAGGCGGCATGGCACCTATACTTTCCGATGATGTAGCATACTTCATAAAAGAATCGCTTATTTATTTGGTAACTACCGACAACCAAAAATTAGTAACCGATTACAACACTTTAGATGAATTAGATGAGTTTGTAAACCCGGAGAAATTCTTCCGCGCCAATAGGCAAATGCTCATTCATAAAAATCAAGTATTGAGCTATAAAAAACACTACACCGGAAAAATGACCGTACACATTAAACTAGAACCCAAAATGGAAGTGGATGTAAGCCGTGAAAAGAGTAATGATTTCTTAAACTGGCTTGAACACTAACCACTATGCCTATTTAGTCTTAGGATTGGATTGAAAACTTTTGAGCAATTCTTCCATCATTTTTTCCTGCTCCTCCGGTGAAAGATTTTTTAGATTTTGCAACTTAGAAATATCTATATCGGCAGGCAAGCCCGGTACCGAAGAACCTTTAGTGTAGCCATCTAAACTAAACAGCGATTCTGCTAACTTTTTCTTTTCTGCCTTTACTAAATCCATTTGCATATTCATACCTTTCTCTTTCACCAG from Chitinophagales bacterium encodes:
- a CDS encoding histidine kinase; translation: MFRKFSPEMQAGIYTLTCIYILFTFVWFMIFHNESVVWKVEAAIASLFFIIVLGIMVRAIDRSLDIHLPFESNATLRFFIQLAITVFVLEVLRFGILINVQKLFPEPLIKFNVSREMRLIGFAGDVILSATLVLSMMVYHFVNRWKESSLRATRLEKEKATVQFENLKNQLNPHFLFNSLSSLNSLIFEDAKLASEFLHQLSKVYRYLLNNHEKTSVSLETELEFIQSYIRLLETRFQQALKIEVSVSDISLPKQITPVSLQVLIENALKHNIASTKQPLKISIRDEGNFLVIENNLQRKAVIQYSHQKGLNQLKTLYSYITKEPIQIIETAQLFTIKIPLV
- a CDS encoding response regulator transcription factor, translating into MNVLIVEDEPLNAQGLQKLLLKIKPNIQVLAVLDTVQSSVEWFKTNSVPDIVFMDVQLADGLCFEIFNKVEITAPIIFTTAYDQYAIHAFKVNSVDYLLKPIIKEDLQKSLQKLERLASASQLMQDQLKLLIKSVYTKDKQYNERFLVHDKGGMAPILSDDVAYFIKESLIYLVTTDNQKLVTDYNTLDELDEFVNPEKFFRANRQMLIHKNQVLSYKKHYTGKMTVHIKLEPKMEVDVSREKSNDFLNWLEH